GCTCCCCCGCTCCCCTGCCCCAGAAATCAGGCAGCATTTTTAACCTCCAGACTATAATCTGGACATAGAAAACCTTTTCACTAATAGATAGTTAAGTAGCGATGGGCAAGGTTCTGGTGTTAAATGCGTCCTACGAACCGCTCAACATCACCAGCTGGCGGCGGGCGGTGGTTCTTTTAATTAAAGGTAAAGCAGAGCAGGTGGAACACAACGGCAAATATCTGTATTCCGACTTTCCCCTGCCAACGGTAATTCGCTTACGGCATTACGTCCGGGTTCCTTATAAAGACATTCCTCTGACCAGGCGTAATATACTGCACCGTGACGGGTATAGTTGTCAATACTGCGGCTACTTAGGTGATGAA
The window above is part of the Leptolyngbyaceae cyanobacterium genome. Proteins encoded here:
- a CDS encoding HNH endonuclease; its protein translation is MGKVLVLNASYEPLNITSWRRAVVLLIKGKAEQVEHNGKYLYSDFPLPTVIRLRHYVRVPYKDIPLTRRNILHRDGYSCQYCGYLGDELTLDHVLPRSRGGGDSWENIITACVRCNIKKGNRTPTEANMVLRSTPRKPHSSLYFEIAKHVKGGTHQEWRKYVIGI